The DNA region TTGTTTTTCCATATTTTTACCGCATATAAAATTAAATTACATTTTGTATCTTTTTGATATTGATTATTTAGAACAATGACTAGTTATAAAACCTTAAGTTTTTTTCTATTCTTCTGGATAAAGAAAATTACCAGAACTGCCATCACAACTAAAAATGGAATACTTACCAAATTGAGAGAAAGCCAACCAACTTTATTCTCCAAATAACCTGCGCTATATGTGGATAGAATCGCAAAAGAATAAACGATTGTATCATTTACAGATTGGATCGTATTTTTTTCCGAAGGATGATACTGTTCCACAAGTAAATTGGTTCCACCCACATACATAAAATTCCAACCAATACCGAGTAAAATGAGGGCTGTTGCAAAAGGTAAAAATTCTGTGCCTTGGATTGCGGCAAAACTTTCTAGTCCCATAATAAAAATCCCTAAAAGAATCAAATAGGGTGCTGTCATTTTTCGTACCAATTGGCCTGAAAAAAAAGAAGGAATGTACATTCCTAAGATATGCCATTGTAAAATAAGGGTGGATGCATGCATTTCGTGGCCATGTGATTTCATCGCAATGGGTAAAGCAGACATAAGCATCGCCATGATTCCAAAACTAAAGGCAGTTGCTAAAATGGAAATCCACAATCCGAAATTTTGAACATGAAAAGAAAAAGGTCGGGCCAATAATCTGGGAGAAGGATCAATTGTTACTTCTGTATTTTTTTTAGTTTCTTTGTTAGGTGTTGGTAAAAATAGAATCAATAAAAATTGTAAACATAAGTTAAAGATTAAAATTAAATAACATCCTAAATAAACTGAATTTGGAAAAAAATCTTTTCCGTAGAGACCAGCCAGTGGACCAAGAAATGCCGCAGGAATTCCTGCAATTAAAATCCATGATAAAGCACTTGCGCGGTCATGAGTTGGAACTGATTCCATGGCAACAAATCTTAAGTATTGGACAAATGCTTGATGAAATCCATATAACAAGTGTGCAGCGGAAAATAGAATAAAGTTTTTCTCATACATCGCATAAGAAACAAGAATTGCACCAAAGATTCCAATGATAGTTCCTGTGAGTAATCCAAATTTACTACCTTTCCACTTCATGATCCTAGATGCTGGAACTAAGCCGAGAAGAGTACCCAAAATCACAAAGGATATGGGTAAGGAAGCAGATTCGGGAGCAGGTGCTATGTTTTGGCCTGCCAAAGCAGAAACTGCCATAATCATGACAGTTCCAATTTGGAAGACAGTTTGAGTGATTGAAAATATTCCTAGGATTTGTATTTTATCTATAATGTTTTTCATATAAAGCGTAAGTTTTAGATTTTTGGGTTTCGATTTTCAAAACTTAGATTCCCAACTTAGAAATAATTTCCTTAGCTTGGGATACAAAATGTACTTCTTCTTCTTTTTTAAATGGAACAAAGATGTTTTTTTCAAATCGAACCGATAGATGTGCGTATTCAATACAACCTGCTACCGTTAATTCTGGTTTTGCTTTACCTGGAAAAATTTTAATATCCGATCCATCGGGAATCACAAGAGATCTGGCAGGAATTTTTTTTCCACCTCGGATCATACATCCAGCAGCAATTTGGGAACCATCTCCAATTTCCGCATTGTCTAAAACGATTGATCCAATTCCGATAAGAACACCTCTTCCAATTTTACAACCATGAATCATTACGTTATGACCAACTAATGTCCATTCGCCGATACTTATAGGACTTGTGCTATCTGTATGCAAAGTAGAGTTGTCTTGGATATTGACATAACTTCCTAGTTTGATTGTGTTCATATCGGCCCGCACCACAGCACCCGGCCATAAAGATACGGAAGTTCCATATTCAATCATACCGAAGGCAGTGGCTGAAGGGTGGATGAATGGTTTTGTAAAAACGGGAATTTCTGAATAGGACATGATATCAAAATCAACTTAGACTTTGAATTTCGCAACCGATAAATGTAATATCGTCTTGTTTTACATCTCCTTCAGTAAACGAAGCGAGTTCGGTGAGTACTTTTGCCATTGTATGATCCAAACTCATCTTTAAGTTTTCTTTTAAAATATCATACAAACGGTCTTCACCAAAAAGTTCTTTCTCTTCGTTAAATTGTTCAAAAATTCCGTCGGTAAAAAGGAAAATACGATCACCTTCTTCGATTTGGTGTTCAATGATCCTGTATTGGGTATGATCCATAAGCCCAATGATTTTTCCAGTTCTTGGAAGTAACTTTATGTCATGAATTCTCTGATGGATTTGGTCGGGATGTCCTGCAGAAGCATAAAATAACATTTTGTTTTTGAGATCAATATCACAGACAGAACAAGTAAATATTGTTTGAACATTACTATACTTGTTAATAAAAATTTGGTTCATATGAAATATTAAATCGTCAGGATGATCATAAATCATTTTGAGTGATTCGTATTCGGCTTTGATTGCCATGGTGATAAGAGCGGCTTGGATTCCGTGACCTGTGGCATCTGCCACAAAGATGCGATAGTAGTCAGGTTTTACCTGTGTTAGGTCATAAAAATCACCACCAACTTCTGACATCGATTGGTAA from Leptospira noumeaensis includes:
- a CDS encoding MFS transporter is translated as MKNIIDKIQILGIFSITQTVFQIGTVMIMAVSALAGQNIAPAPESASLPISFVILGTLLGLVPASRIMKWKGSKFGLLTGTIIGIFGAILVSYAMYEKNFILFSAAHLLYGFHQAFVQYLRFVAMESVPTHDRASALSWILIAGIPAAFLGPLAGLYGKDFFPNSVYLGCYLILIFNLCLQFLLILFLPTPNKETKKNTEVTIDPSPRLLARPFSFHVQNFGLWISILATAFSFGIMAMLMSALPIAMKSHGHEMHASTLILQWHILGMYIPSFFSGQLVRKMTAPYLILLGIFIMGLESFAAIQGTEFLPFATALILLGIGWNFMYVGGTNLLVEQYHPSEKNTIQSVNDTIVYSFAILSTYSAGYLENKVGWLSLNLVSIPFLVVMAVLVIFFIQKNRKKLKVL
- a CDS encoding gamma carbonic anhydrase family protein, coding for MPVFTKPFIHPSATAFGMIEYGTSVSLWPGAVVRADMNTIKLGSYVNIQDNSTLHTDSTSPISIGEWTLVGHNVMIHGCKIGRGVLIGIGSIVLDNAEIGDGSQIAAGCMIRGGKKIPARSLVIPDGSDIKIFPGKAKPELTVAGCIEYAHLSVRFEKNIFVPFKKEEEVHFVSQAKEIISKLGI